From Gammaproteobacteria bacterium, one genomic window encodes:
- a CDS encoding molecular chaperone HscC encodes MFIGIDLGTTHSVIGVWREHGVELIPNARGELLTPSVVALGEADTIWVGDAALDRLVTHPDRTAAEFKRYMGTDKTFHLGARQFTPEELSALVLRSLKHDAESYLGQAIDEAVISVPAYFNDRQRRATQRAAQLAGLTAERLINEPSAAALAYGLDNTAADEKTFLILDLGGGTFDVSILEIFQGTFEIRASAGDNHLGGSDFTEIVLEHFLKTHALNGVMLSSVNRQRLTRLCESLKRRLSNDSSASAFFDVDGTRYEYTLDREGFQTLCRPLWERLRHPLVRALNDAKLKTDDLAGVVLVGGATRMHALRSQVSRLFGMIPMSHYQPDHAVAMGATIQAMLKSKRRAVDDIVMTDVCPYTLGVEVVNRRNQLEFMPIIERNTTIPVSETRAVYTCHPNQETVVIKAYQGESYAPKDNVFLGELTVELPKTGKIEELLLTYTYDLNGVLEVEVCIVSIGHKQRVIVKNKAIDVDESLLMARCEALQALKILPRDQQENIALLARLERLFEEALGRTREQIAAMISAFRAALDSHNKQHVAEERERINKQLCSLA; translated from the coding sequence ATGTTCATCGGCATTGATTTAGGTACTACCCACAGCGTTATCGGCGTTTGGCGCGAGCATGGCGTTGAATTAATTCCCAACGCCCGCGGCGAGTTACTCACACCGTCGGTCGTTGCGCTCGGCGAAGCCGACACGATTTGGGTCGGCGATGCTGCGCTCGATCGTCTGGTAACTCACCCAGATCGCACAGCAGCCGAGTTCAAACGTTACATGGGCACCGACAAAACGTTTCACCTGGGCGCGCGCCAGTTTACACCCGAGGAGTTGTCGGCGTTAGTGTTGCGCAGCCTCAAACACGACGCCGAGAGCTATCTGGGACAGGCTATCGATGAAGCGGTCATTTCTGTGCCCGCTTACTTCAACGATCGCCAACGGCGCGCGACCCAACGCGCCGCGCAATTGGCGGGGCTGACGGCGGAACGATTGATTAACGAGCCAAGCGCGGCGGCGTTGGCCTATGGATTAGACAACACGGCCGCCGACGAAAAAACGTTCCTGATCCTGGATCTCGGCGGTGGCACATTCGATGTTTCTATTCTGGAAATATTTCAAGGCACTTTTGAAATCCGTGCGTCCGCCGGCGACAACCACCTCGGCGGCAGCGATTTCACAGAAATCGTTCTCGAGCATTTTTTAAAAACACACGCGTTGAATGGCGTCATGTTGTCATCCGTCAACCGCCAAAGACTTACCCGCCTGTGCGAATCACTAAAGCGGCGATTATCGAACGATAGTAGCGCCAGCGCATTCTTCGACGTCGATGGTACACGCTATGAATATACGTTGGATCGGGAAGGTTTTCAGACATTGTGCCGACCGCTTTGGGAGCGCCTGCGTCATCCGCTGGTGCGAGCGTTGAACGATGCCAAGTTAAAAACGGACGATCTCGCGGGCGTCGTTCTCGTCGGCGGCGCGACCCGAATGCACGCGCTGCGTTCTCAGGTCAGCCGTTTGTTCGGCATGATTCCGATGAGCCACTACCAACCGGACCATGCCGTGGCCATGGGGGCGACAATCCAGGCGATGCTCAAGTCCAAACGGCGTGCGGTCGACGATATCGTCATGACCGATGTCTGCCCGTACACCTTGGGCGTCGAGGTGGTCAATCGGCGAAACCAACTGGAATTCATGCCGATCATCGAGCGCAATACGACCATCCCTGTTAGCGAAACACGTGCGGTTTACACCTGCCATCCGAATCAAGAAACGGTTGTCATTAAAGCCTACCAAGGGGAAAGCTACGCGCCTAAAGACAATGTCTTCTTGGGAGAACTGACCGTCGAGCTTCCAAAAACTGGCAAGATCGAAGAATTACTACTGACATACACCTACGATTTGAACGGTGTCCTAGAAGTGGAAGTCTGTATTGTCTCCATCGGACATAAACAACGGGTCATCGTTAAAAATAAAGCTATCGATGTCGATGAATCGTTACTGATGGCGCGGTGCGAAGCGCTGCAAGCGCTAAAAATACTGCCGCGCGATCAACAAGAAAATATTGCATTGCTGGCGCGTTTGGAACGCCTATTCGAGGAAGCTTTGGGGAGAACCCGAGAACAAATCGCCGCGATGATTTCGGCGTTTCGGGCAGCGCTGGACAGTCACAACAAGCAGCACGTTGCCGAAGAACGCGAACGCATCAACAAGCAATTGTGCAGTTTGGCGTAG
- a CDS encoding GTP pyrophosphokinase — protein sequence MSNLLEAALQLALVAHKGQKDKAGQPYILHPLRLMLKLQHENERIVALLHDVVEDSNISLDDLRRHGFSDDLVAAVDCLSRKSGESYDDFIQRISNSPLAIKVKIEDLKDNLDLTRLDDIHENDLSRLKKYHVALKYLLQQERTTPPLPLR from the coding sequence ATGAGCAATCTACTGGAGGCTGCCTTGCAGCTTGCCCTAGTCGCACACAAGGGGCAGAAGGACAAAGCGGGCCAACCCTACATTCTCCATCCACTACGACTAATGCTTAAACTTCAGCATGAAAATGAAAGAATCGTGGCGCTGTTGCACGACGTCGTAGAGGACAGCAACATTAGCTTGGACGATCTGCGTAGGCATGGATTTAGTGATGATCTCGTCGCGGCGGTTGACTGCTTATCGCGCAAAAGTGGCGAATCCTATGATGACTTCATCCAAAGGATTTCGAATAGCCCTTTGGCGATAAAAGTAAAGATAGAAGACCTGAAGGACAATTTGGATTTGACGAGGCTAGATGACATTCACGAAAACGATTTGTCTCGTCTAAAAAAATACCATGTGGCGCTGAAGTATTTGCTGCAACAAGAACGAACAACGCCACCGCTACCGCTACGATAA